The window GATCGTGATGTGTTCCACCCGGGCGAGGCGTACCAGGTTGAGCAACTGTTCGCGGATCACCTCGCGGCCACCGGTCTGCCGGTGCAGGGTCGCCTCGTCGAGCACCACGTCGATGGTCGGCGGGTCGGGTCGGTCGAGGACCTCCCGCTGCCGGCGCAGCCGTAGTGCCACCGACGCCTGGGCCTCCGCCGCGTCGTTGAAGTTCGGGATCACGGACTGCACCACGGCCTGGGCGAACGCCTCGGTCTGGAGCAGCCCGGGCATGCCGACCGACTGGTAGAAGCAGAGCCGGGACGCCTCCGCCTCGAGTCCGATGTAGGCGTAGTAGGCCGGCGGCACGCTGTCCCGGTACTGCGACCACCAGGTGCGCTGCCGGGCCACCCGGGCCAGGTCCACCAGTTTCGCCACCTGCGCCGGGTCGGTCACCTGGTAGTGGTGCAGCAGGGCCTTGACGTCGTTGGTGGAGATGGAGACGTACCCGGACTCGATCCGGATCAGCTTGGAGAGCGACCAGTCCATCGCGACGGCCACCTGCTCCTGGGTGAGCCCGGAAGCCTCACGGGCCCGGCGGATCGCCGAGCGGAGCCTGCGCCTGCCCACCGTCGGGCCAAATGCCGTGGTCATCAGACTCTCTCCGTCAACGGCAGACCGGCGGCTGGGCGAGGGGTCGCCGTGCCGGTGTCGTCAGGATGCCACCTGGCTATCCGCTACCTACCAGATGGGCGGGCTATCGAGCAGGCTACACCGGGCGCGCAAACGAATACCAGAGCTTTGCAGCGGCCCGCAACCGGCCGGTAGCCGTCGGTATAGCGAACAGGTGAAACACCATAATGTACGCAAATCCGGGCTATCCGCCTTGGTGGTCGACCGGTATCGTCTCCTCGGCGCGGCACCCGCCGTGCAAGGTAACGGGTCGCAAGGAGGACGCATGTCGCAGCCGGGTCCCGTCACGGGTACGTGGCGGAAGAGCACTCGATGCGAATCGCAGAAATGCGTAGAGGTATCCGAGGTCACGGCCGGAATGGCGGTCCGCAACTCCACCGACCCGGACCGCTACGTCGTCTTCCCCGCGACCGCCTGGCAGGCGTTCGTCGACACCGTCCGCGCGAACGAGTTCAACCACCGCTGACCAACCACACGGCCACCGAGGCGGCGTACCGGGCATCGGTCGGGGCGGGTCCGTGACCCGTCGACCGGGTGGATTCACGTACGCGCTCACGCTTCACTCAGGATCGCCGCCTTCTGCGGCCGGTTCCACCGTGCGACATTGGATCGACGTGGAACGTCACGCCCCGACGTCGACACCGGCCCCACCGGTCCATGATCACGGACCGGTCGGCCGGGACGGCGGGCGGTTCCACACCGCCGTACGGGAGGGGCGCCCGCGGTCGTGATCGACCCGGGGGTCAGCCGGCGACGGTCTGCGGCTGCGGCTGCTCCTCCCGTACCTGGGCGGCGATCCGGCGGCGCACCACGCGTTCGGCGTAGAACGACACGAACGGGACGGTGCCGGC of the Micromonospora sp. NBC_01796 genome contains:
- a CDS encoding helix-turn-helix domain-containing protein; this encodes MTTAFGPTVGRRRLRSAIRRAREASGLTQEQVAVAMDWSLSKLIRIESGYVSISTNDVKALLHHYQVTDPAQVAKLVDLARVARQRTWWSQYRDSVPPAYYAYIGLEAEASRLCFYQSVGMPGLLQTEAFAQAVVQSVIPNFNDAAEAQASVALRLRRQREVLDRPDPPTIDVVLDEATLHRQTGGREVIREQLLNLVRLARVEHITIQVLPFTSTIYTPLGQFVIVCFAGSEETDAVYLESTGLEDVLDHPESVTSHLMTFEGLQRAAMSPAESLERIAAIARDLS
- a CDS encoding DUF397 domain-containing protein, with the translated sequence MSQPGPVTGTWRKSTRCESQKCVEVSEVTAGMAVRNSTDPDRYVVFPATAWQAFVDTVRANEFNHR